A window from Flavobacterium gyeonganense encodes these proteins:
- a CDS encoding bifunctional hydroxymethylpyrimidine kinase/phosphomethylpyrimidine kinase, giving the protein MVSLIKKLSPNTLIIWDTVLKSSTEFEFLAIENQSDLQQILSKIDLITPNYEEIMQLYPNFIAEKLWVKNELPTAILLKGGHNHTALGTDYLFMKSNLTELSPTKINFRPKHGSGCVLSSAITANLALGYDLKTACLEAKIYIEKYLNSTSTLIGYHYV; this is encoded by the coding sequence GTGGTCTCTTTAATTAAAAAATTAAGTCCAAACACCCTTATTATTTGGGATACTGTATTGAAATCATCTACAGAATTTGAGTTTTTAGCCATCGAAAACCAATCAGATTTACAACAAATATTATCAAAAATTGATTTGATAACACCTAACTATGAAGAAATAATGCAGCTTTATCCCAATTTTATTGCTGAAAAACTTTGGGTCAAAAATGAACTTCCAACAGCTATTTTATTGAAAGGAGGTCATAATCATACTGCTTTGGGCACTGATTATTTATTTATGAAAAGTAATCTGACAGAACTCTCCCCTACAAAAATTAATTTTCGCCCAAAACATGGATCAGGCTGTGTATTGTCTTCAGCAATTACTGCAAATTTAGCTTTGGGTTATGACCTAAAAACTGCTTGTTTAGAGGCTAAAATATATATCGAAAAGTATTTAAACTCCACATCAACTTTAATTGGCTATCATTATGTATAA
- a CDS encoding bifunctional hydroxymethylpyrimidine kinase/phosphomethylpyrimidine kinase, translating to MSKNRPFALSIAGLDPSGGAGILADTKTFEQHQVQGLAISTANTIQTDCKFYEIEWTSLDFVLRSIKKLFKNYSIKSVKISIVPSFFT from the coding sequence ATGTCAAAAAATCGTCCTTTCGCTCTCAGCATAGCGGGTTTAGATCCTTCAGGGGGTGCCGGAATTTTAGCAGATACTAAAACTTTTGAACAGCATCAGGTTCAGGGATTAGCTATAAGTACAGCAAATACAATTCAAACCGATTGTAAATTCTACGAAATAGAATGGACATCGCTTGATTTTGTATTGCGTTCCATTAAAAAGTTATTCAAAAACTATTCTATAAAATCAGTTAAAATTAGTATTGTTCCTTCTTTTTTTACCTAA
- a CDS encoding thiamine phosphate synthase → MINFTEVSDFVFSTSTHSIEDFNALKNIFEYAFLSPVFPSISKENYSSERNLFEEIKKRKNFSPKTVALGGIYSGNIEQTLQNGFDNIALLGTIWSSENAIKNFKLCQKIVLSLSA, encoded by the coding sequence ATGATCAATTTTACTGAGGTATCTGATTTCGTCTTTTCAACTTCAACGCATTCGATCGAAGATTTCAATGCTTTGAAAAACATTTTTGAATATGCTTTTTTGAGTCCGGTATTTCCCAGTATTTCTAAAGAAAATTACAGTTCAGAGAGGAATCTTTTTGAAGAAATAAAAAAGAGAAAAAATTTTAGTCCTAAAACAGTTGCTTTAGGCGGAATTTATTCGGGTAATATTGAGCAGACACTTCAAAACGGCTTTGACAATATCGCTCTTTTAGGCACAATCTGGAGTAGTGAAAATGCAATTAAAAATTTTAAACTATGTCAAAAAATCGTCCTTTCGCTCTCAGCATAG
- the thiC gene encoding phosphomethylpyrimidine synthase ThiC yields the protein MTNEEQISRTPFPNSKKVYIDGEIHPIKVAMREIQLSDTKLSNGGIEKNPPVTVYDTSGAYTDPNIEINIRKGLPRLREQWILNRNDVEILSEITSDYGQTRLKDESLNHLRFEYLHQPKRAKKGANVTQLYYAKQGIITPEMEYIAIRENQRIELLNQQTQAMSCQHAGHSFGANTPKSKITPEFVRSEVACGRAIIPNNINHPESEPMIVGRNFLVKINANIGNSAVTSSIEEEVEKAVWACRWGADTIMDLSTGKNIHETREWIIRNSPVPIGTVPIYQALEKVKGIAEDLTWEIFRDTLIEQAEQGVSYFTIHAGVLLRYIHLTANRVTGIVSRGGSIMAKWCLFHHKENFLYTHFEEICEIMKQYDVAFSLGDGLRPGSIADANDAAQFAELETLGELTKIAWKHDVQVFIEGPGHVPMHMIKENMDKQLEHCHEAPFYTLGPLTTDIAPGYDHITSAIGAAMIGWYGCAMLCYVTPKEHLGLPNKKDVKDGVITYKISAHAADLAKGHPGAQYRDNALSKARFEFRWEDQFNLALDPDTAREFHDETLPADGAKVAHFCSMCGPKFCSMKISQEIRDVAAAEKGMQEKSEEFIEQGKEIYI from the coding sequence ATGACAAACGAAGAACAAATATCCAGAACCCCGTTTCCAAATTCCAAAAAAGTATATATAGACGGCGAAATCCATCCCATTAAAGTGGCCATGCGCGAAATTCAGTTAAGCGATACCAAACTTTCGAATGGCGGAATCGAAAAAAATCCACCTGTAACCGTTTATGACACATCAGGAGCTTACACTGATCCAAATATTGAAATCAACATTAGAAAAGGGCTGCCTCGTTTAAGAGAACAATGGATTTTAAACCGAAATGATGTTGAAATCCTCAGCGAAATCACCTCAGATTACGGACAAACCCGATTGAAGGACGAAAGCTTAAATCATCTCCGTTTTGAATATTTACATCAGCCAAAGAGAGCCAAAAAAGGAGCTAACGTAACGCAATTGTATTACGCCAAACAAGGAATCATTACGCCTGAAATGGAATATATTGCGATTCGCGAAAATCAACGTATTGAACTTTTAAATCAGCAAACCCAGGCAATGAGCTGTCAACATGCGGGACATAGTTTTGGTGCCAATACACCAAAAAGTAAAATTACACCCGAATTTGTCCGCTCTGAAGTCGCCTGCGGAAGGGCCATTATTCCAAATAACATCAATCACCCGGAAAGTGAACCGATGATTGTGGGACGTAACTTTTTGGTAAAAATCAATGCCAATATCGGAAACAGTGCTGTAACTTCAAGTATCGAAGAAGAAGTTGAAAAAGCAGTCTGGGCTTGCCGATGGGGAGCTGACACCATTATGGATTTGTCAACCGGAAAAAACATTCATGAAACAAGGGAATGGATTATCCGTAATTCGCCGGTTCCAATTGGCACAGTTCCGATTTATCAGGCTCTAGAAAAAGTAAAAGGAATTGCAGAAGATTTAACCTGGGAAATTTTCCGTGATACTTTGATTGAACAGGCAGAACAAGGTGTTTCATACTTTACGATTCACGCCGGGGTTTTACTTCGTTACATTCATTTAACAGCCAATCGTGTTACCGGAATTGTTTCCCGTGGCGGTTCCATCATGGCAAAATGGTGCTTATTTCATCATAAAGAAAACTTCCTTTACACCCATTTTGAAGAAATCTGCGAAATCATGAAACAATATGACGTCGCTTTTTCTCTTGGCGACGGATTGCGTCCGGGTTCCATTGCAGACGCGAATGATGCTGCACAGTTTGCCGAACTGGAAACATTAGGAGAACTGACCAAAATTGCATGGAAACATGATGTTCAGGTTTTTATCGAAGGGCCTGGTCACGTTCCGATGCACATGATCAAAGAGAATATGGATAAACAATTAGAACATTGTCATGAAGCTCCATTTTATACTTTAGGGCCATTAACTACTGATATTGCGCCAGGTTATGACCATATTACCTCAGCAATTGGCGCTGCCATGATTGGCTGGTACGGCTGTGCGATGTTGTGTTATGTCACACCAAAAGAACATCTTGGTTTACCGAATAAAAAAGACGTAAAAGACGGTGTGATTACGTATAAAATCTCAGCTCACGCTGCTGACCTGGCAAAAGGTCATCCGGGAGCACAGTATCGTGACAATGCGTTGAGTAAAGCACGTTTCGAATTTCGTTGGGAAGATCAGTTCAATCTGGCTTTAGATCCTGATACAGCAAGAGAATTTCATGATGAAACGCTTCCGGCTGATGGTGCAAAAGTCGCTCACTTCTGTTCGATGTGCGGACCGAAATTCTGCTCTATGAAAATATCTCAGGAAATCCGTGATGTCGCTGCTGCGGAAAAAGGAATGCAGGAGAAATCAGAAGAGTTTATCGAACAGGGGAAAGAGATTTATATTTAA
- the thiS gene encoding sulfur carrier protein ThiS, translated as MELKINQQIKQFNAESLSIQSLLDLEIPNKQNGIAVAINNTVVPKSKWSQHFVSETDEILIISATQGG; from the coding sequence ATGGAACTAAAAATCAACCAACAAATCAAACAATTCAATGCCGAATCGCTAAGCATTCAGTCATTGCTCGATCTCGAAATTCCAAATAAACAAAACGGAATCGCCGTTGCCATTAACAATACCGTTGTTCCAAAATCTAAGTGGAGCCAACATTTTGTATCCGAAACTGACGAAATTCTAATTATTTCTGCCACTCAGGGAGGATAA
- a CDS encoding DNA-3-methyladenine glycosylase I, whose protein sequence is MELIRCSWCTSSDLYKKYHDEEWGVPVYDDPTLFEFLILETFQAGLSWITILNKRENFRNAFDHFDYKKVADYSDNKIEELMQNTGIIRNKLKIKAAVSNAQAFMKTQDEFGSFSDYIWKFTDRKPIINHPKTSKDVPATTPLSDEISKDLKKRGFKFVGSTVVYAHMQATGMVNDHAEDCWTRTK, encoded by the coding sequence TTGGAACTAATTCGCTGCAGCTGGTGTACTTCCAGCGATTTATACAAAAAATACCATGACGAAGAATGGGGTGTTCCGGTTTATGACGACCCTACTCTATTCGAATTTCTGATTCTGGAAACTTTTCAGGCCGGATTAAGCTGGATTACGATTTTAAATAAAAGAGAAAATTTCAGAAATGCCTTTGATCATTTTGACTATAAAAAAGTAGCTGATTATTCTGATAATAAAATCGAAGAACTGATGCAAAATACAGGAATCATCCGCAACAAACTAAAAATTAAAGCTGCTGTTTCAAACGCTCAGGCTTTTATGAAAACTCAGGATGAATTTGGAAGTTTCTCTGATTATATCTGGAAATTCACCGATAGAAAACCAATCATAAACCATCCCAAAACTTCAAAAGATGTTCCGGCTACTACTCCACTCTCTGATGAAATTAGTAAAGATTTAAAAAAAAGAGGATTTAAATTTGTAGGCTCAACAGTAGTTTACGCACACATGCAGGCCACCGGAATGGTCAATGATCATGCGGAAGATTGCTGGACAAGAACAAAATAA
- a CDS encoding lipocalin family protein: protein MSVLTLGLSVASCSSDDDNDGGSASIEGKWELSQVGGIIGGKEMLEDAENGACSNDTYEFTNDGKFKETTYDSEDGKCEAETDNGTWTKNGNTLTIKYTGETQGDSYETEISGNKIKLKQTYSEGGMTFTSVYVYVKK, encoded by the coding sequence TTGTCAGTATTGACATTAGGTTTATCAGTAGCATCTTGTAGTAGTGATGACGACAATGATGGAGGTTCTGCTTCTATTGAAGGAAAGTGGGAACTTAGTCAAGTAGGAGGAATTATCGGTGGTAAAGAAATGTTAGAAGACGCAGAGAATGGGGCTTGTTCTAACGACACATATGAATTCACAAACGATGGTAAATTCAAAGAAACAACTTATGATTCTGAAGACGGAAAGTGTGAAGCTGAAACAGACAATGGAACATGGACAAAAAATGGAAATACACTAACAATTAAATATACAGGAGAAACTCAAGGAGATTCTTATGAAACTGAAATATCAGGTAATAAAATTAAATTGAAACAAACTTACTCAGAAGGAGGAATGACTTTTACATCTGTTTATGTATACGTAAAGAAATAA
- a CDS encoding queuosine precursor transporter — protein sequence MFKTKKEIVFVILAGIFITNAVVAELIGGKLIQIGPFVMSIGILPWPVVFLTTDLINEYFGEKGVKKLSFITACLIAYAFLILFMAIAIPSAKGISPVNDEQFQAVFGQSMWIIVGSIIAFMVSQLIDVSVFWFFKNRTGDKKIWLRTTGSTIISQLFDSFIVLGIAFYLPGKIDFDTFLSSALVGYTFKLSIAIVLTPLIYLGHYLIKKYLNEHTSLVD from the coding sequence ATGTTTAAAACAAAAAAAGAAATTGTATTTGTAATTCTGGCAGGGATATTTATAACTAATGCCGTTGTAGCAGAGCTTATTGGAGGAAAATTAATTCAGATAGGGCCATTTGTAATGAGCATCGGGATTTTACCCTGGCCAGTTGTATTTCTTACAACAGATTTAATCAATGAATATTTTGGAGAAAAAGGAGTTAAAAAATTATCATTTATTACGGCTTGCTTAATCGCATATGCATTTTTGATATTGTTTATGGCAATAGCAATTCCGTCAGCAAAAGGAATTAGTCCGGTTAATGATGAACAATTTCAGGCAGTTTTTGGACAAAGTATGTGGATTATCGTTGGAAGTATTATCGCTTTTATGGTATCTCAGCTTATTGATGTTAGCGTCTTTTGGTTCTTTAAAAATCGTACCGGCGACAAAAAAATATGGCTCAGGACAACAGGCTCAACCATAATTTCACAATTATTTGATTCGTTTATTGTTCTAGGAATCGCATTTTATCTGCCTGGGAAAATTGATTTTGATACTTTTCTGTCTTCTGCATTAGTTGGCTATACTTTTAAGCTTTCAATTGCAATAGTTTTAACACCTTTAATTTATTTGGGTCATTATTTGATCAAAAAATATTTAAATGAGCACACATCTTTAGTCGATTAG
- a CDS encoding M3 family metallopeptidase, protein MSTTFFASNAQTNTENPLLKEWEGPYGGVPAFDTYKVSDFKPAIQFAIQEKLNEIDAIANNPKAPTFDNTIAALERSGKTIDRISAVYGIYRSNLSSPEFNVIDREMSPKFSEFSDKINQNKKLFTRIETLYNSKESKKLTSEQQRLIWLYYTNFVRQGAKLNEADKEKVAAVNKELASLFTLFSQNLLAEEQNQYVELKTENDFNGLPEEVKKAAIAEAKERKLNVMGCIANTRSSIEPFLTFSTRRDLREKAFDIFVKRGDNGNANDNNATLVSILELRTKKAKLLGYPTFAHWSLSNKMAKDPQKTLELMLSVWEPAVEKVYEDVAEMQKIVDEEGCKFKIQPWDYRYYAEKVRKAKYDLDQNEVKPYLQLEKLREGMFWVAGELFNLNFKQVTNVPVYHPDVRVWEVSNKLTGKAVGLWYFDPYARAGKRSGAWMNAYRNQQRLDGEVLTIVSNNCNFVKGAPNEAILISWDDASTLFHEFGHALHGLCSNVTYPSLAGTSVARDYVEFPSQLLEHWLATPEVLNKFALHYKTGEPLPKSLVDRIERAGNFGEGFSTVETISSSLVDMKLHLATEKIDPKKFEKETLDALHMPSEIVMRHRIPQFGHIFSGDGYSAGYYSYLWADVINADAWEAFTEGKGPYDKAVAKRLYDTVFSVGNTIDQEKAYENFRGRAPKSDALMRARNFPVAGTKK, encoded by the coding sequence ATGAGTACAACCTTTTTTGCGTCAAACGCACAAACTAATACTGAGAATCCATTGCTGAAGGAGTGGGAAGGTCCCTATGGAGGTGTTCCTGCTTTTGATACATATAAGGTTTCAGATTTTAAACCTGCAATTCAGTTTGCAATTCAGGAAAAGCTAAATGAAATTGATGCGATTGCGAATAATCCAAAAGCGCCAACGTTTGATAATACAATTGCAGCTTTGGAACGTTCTGGTAAAACTATAGATCGAATTTCTGCCGTTTATGGAATTTACAGGTCAAACTTAAGTAGTCCTGAATTTAATGTTATTGACAGAGAAATGTCGCCTAAATTTTCTGAATTTAGTGATAAAATCAATCAGAATAAAAAACTTTTTACAAGAATTGAAACCTTATATAATTCTAAGGAAAGTAAAAAATTAACCAGCGAACAGCAGCGTTTGATTTGGTTGTATTATACAAATTTTGTTCGTCAGGGAGCAAAATTAAATGAAGCGGATAAAGAGAAAGTAGCCGCTGTAAATAAAGAATTAGCGTCTCTTTTTACTCTTTTTAGTCAAAATTTATTGGCCGAAGAGCAGAATCAATATGTAGAATTAAAAACAGAAAATGACTTTAATGGTCTGCCCGAGGAGGTAAAAAAAGCTGCTATTGCTGAGGCTAAAGAAAGAAAGCTGAATGTTATGGGATGTATTGCTAATACACGTTCTTCCATTGAGCCGTTTTTGACTTTTTCGACGCGCAGGGATTTAAGGGAAAAAGCATTTGATATTTTTGTAAAACGAGGAGATAATGGAAATGCAAATGATAATAATGCTACTTTAGTTTCTATTTTAGAATTACGAACTAAAAAAGCGAAATTACTTGGTTATCCAACTTTTGCACATTGGAGTTTGTCAAACAAAATGGCAAAAGATCCGCAAAAAACTTTAGAGTTAATGCTTTCTGTTTGGGAACCTGCAGTTGAAAAAGTGTACGAAGATGTAGCAGAAATGCAAAAAATCGTAGATGAAGAAGGGTGTAAGTTTAAAATCCAGCCATGGGATTATCGTTATTATGCTGAAAAAGTTAGAAAAGCTAAGTATGATTTAGATCAAAACGAAGTCAAACCATACTTACAATTAGAAAAATTGAGAGAAGGAATGTTTTGGGTGGCCGGTGAATTATTTAATTTGAATTTTAAGCAAGTTACCAATGTGCCGGTTTATCATCCTGATGTCCGTGTTTGGGAAGTAAGTAATAAATTAACGGGGAAAGCAGTTGGTTTATGGTATTTTGATCCCTATGCACGTGCAGGTAAACGTTCAGGAGCCTGGATGAATGCTTATCGTAACCAGCAGAGATTAGATGGAGAGGTTCTGACAATTGTGTCTAATAACTGTAACTTCGTAAAAGGTGCTCCAAATGAAGCTATCTTAATCTCATGGGATGATGCTTCGACTTTATTTCATGAGTTTGGACATGCGCTTCATGGATTATGTTCAAATGTTACCTATCCAAGTTTAGCAGGAACTTCAGTAGCTCGTGATTATGTTGAATTTCCATCTCAATTGTTAGAGCATTGGTTAGCAACTCCAGAAGTACTAAATAAATTTGCACTGCATTATAAAACAGGAGAACCATTGCCTAAATCTTTGGTGGACAGAATTGAAAGAGCAGGAAATTTTGGAGAAGGATTTTCAACAGTGGAAACTATTTCAAGTTCATTGGTTGATATGAAACTACATTTGGCTACAGAAAAAATTGATCCAAAGAAATTTGAGAAGGAAACTTTAGATGCGCTTCACATGCCTTCAGAAATTGTAATGCGTCACCGAATTCCTCAGTTTGGACATATCTTTTCAGGCGATGGTTATTCAGCAGGATATTACAGTTATTTATGGGCTGACGTGATCAATGCAGATGCCTGGGAAGCTTTTACAGAAGGAAAAGGCCCTTATGATAAAGCAGTGGCAAAACGTCTATATGATACTGTTTTCAGTGTTGGAAATACAATTGATCAGGAGAAGGCGTATGAAAATTTTAGAGGAAGAGCTCCAAAGTCTGACGCTTTAATGCGTGCCAGAAATTTTCCGGTTGCTGGAACTAAAAAATAA
- the tsf gene encoding translation elongation factor Ts — translation MSTITAADVNKLRQSTGAGMMDCKKALVEAEGDFDKAIQILREKGQKVAANRSDRESSEGAAVSFINADNTKGAIITLNCETDFVGKNEAFVTLAKDLVERAINFSSKEEFLASDFNGITVAEKLIEQTGVIGEKIEIGGFEILEGAFVGSYVHVNKIAALTAISAPIANAETLTKDVSMQVASMGADTLSYKDFDPAFVESELAARIAVIEKDNEEAARLGKTLKNVPKYISFSQLTPEVIKQAEEDAKAELKAEGKPEQIWDKILPGKVQRFISDNTTLDQEKALLDQNFIKDDSKKVGDYVKGFNVEITGFKRVTLG, via the coding sequence ATGTCAACAATTACTGCTGCAGACGTAAATAAATTAAGACAATCTACAGGTGCCGGAATGATGGACTGTAAAAAAGCTTTAGTTGAAGCTGAAGGAGATTTCGACAAAGCGATACAAATCCTTAGAGAAAAAGGACAAAAAGTTGCTGCTAACCGTTCTGACCGTGAGTCTTCTGAAGGTGCTGCTGTTTCTTTTATCAATGCTGACAACACTAAAGGAGCTATCATCACTTTAAACTGTGAAACTGACTTCGTAGGTAAAAATGAGGCTTTCGTTACTTTAGCTAAAGATTTAGTTGAAAGAGCTATCAACTTCTCTTCTAAAGAAGAATTTTTAGCTTCTGATTTCAACGGAATTACTGTTGCTGAAAAATTAATCGAGCAAACAGGTGTTATCGGTGAGAAAATCGAAATCGGTGGTTTTGAAATTTTAGAAGGTGCTTTCGTTGGATCTTATGTTCACGTAAACAAAATTGCTGCTTTAACAGCTATTTCTGCTCCAATTGCTAATGCTGAAACTTTAACAAAAGATGTTTCTATGCAAGTTGCTTCTATGGGAGCTGACACATTATCTTACAAAGATTTTGATCCTGCTTTCGTTGAATCTGAACTTGCTGCTCGTATTGCTGTAATCGAAAAAGATAATGAAGAAGCTGCTCGTTTAGGAAAAACTTTAAAAAATGTTCCTAAATACATCTCTTTCTCTCAATTAACTCCTGAAGTTATCAAACAAGCAGAAGAAGATGCTAAAGCTGAATTAAAAGCTGAAGGAAAACCAGAGCAAATCTGGGACAAAATTCTTCCAGGAAAAGTTCAACGTTTTATCTCTGACAACACTACTTTAGATCAGGAGAAAGCTTTATTAGATCAAAACTTCATCAAAGATGACAGTAAAAAAGTTGGTGATTACGTAAAAGGATTCAATGTTGAAATTACAGGTTTCAAAAGAGTTACTTTAGGTTAA